Proteins from one Oscillatoria nigro-viridis PCC 7112 genomic window:
- a CDS encoding NHLP family bacteriocin export ABC transporter peptidase/permease/ATPase subunit translates to MKIPWIHKFFTPPKLRRVRTPTLLQMEAVECGAAALGIILSYWEHPVPLAQLRSECGVSRDGSKASNILKAARIYGLDAKGFKKTVEELKAVPPPFIVFWNFNHFLVVEGIKKKRVYLNDPASGPRTVSLEEFKSAYTGVVLIFEPGPEFKKGGKKPSIARALDSRLQSSRWAIAFCLIAGLLLTVPRLAGAAFTQIFVDEILVENRHEWLRPLILGMLFAAAIQGLLARMRLFYLRRLANKLSISMSGQFLWHTLRLPVGFYAQRFAGEISSRCQVNDKVAEILSGKLAATAIDAVMMVFYAIIMVMYDWVLTSVAAVFAALNFLALQSLSRSRVDANTRLAQETGKVGGAAIAGIQSIETVKASGLEFDLFSKFAGYYAKMSNAQQELALPTQVLSILPAFLTALAATAILVVGGLRVMNGGLSIGMLIAYQSLTQQFLRPVNNLVNFGSTLQELEADLNRLDDVLQNPIDPEADRDSFNSGNGRAALAPDSFHLQGWIELRGVSFGYSRLEAPLIDNLNLTVKPGQRVALVGGSGSGKSTIAKLVTGLYEPMNGAILFDGVPRNLIPRSILANSLAMVEQEIFLFAGTVRENLTLWDPTVPEADLVQACIDAAIHELILNMPGGYDAQLNEGGTNMSGGQRQRLEIARALVRNPAVLVLDEATSALDAETELIIDRNLRRRGTSCIVVAHRLSTIRDCDEIIMLAGGKVVERGTHEELQKLGGAYARLVGNEQ, encoded by the coding sequence ATGAAAATTCCCTGGATTCACAAGTTTTTTACACCGCCAAAATTAAGGCGAGTTCGCACTCCCACCCTGCTGCAAATGGAAGCAGTAGAATGCGGTGCTGCTGCTTTAGGAATTATTTTGAGTTACTGGGAACACCCGGTACCTTTAGCCCAATTGCGAAGCGAGTGCGGCGTTTCTCGCGATGGCAGTAAAGCTTCTAATATCCTTAAAGCAGCCCGAATTTACGGCTTAGATGCTAAAGGGTTTAAAAAAACTGTCGAAGAGTTGAAAGCTGTACCGCCGCCTTTTATTGTTTTTTGGAATTTCAATCATTTTTTGGTCGTCGAGGGGATTAAGAAAAAGCGCGTTTACCTCAACGACCCCGCATCGGGGCCGAGGACTGTTTCTCTAGAAGAATTTAAGTCTGCTTACACTGGCGTTGTTTTGATTTTTGAGCCGGGGCCGGAGTTTAAAAAAGGTGGGAAAAAACCGAGTATTGCCCGTGCTTTAGATTCCCGATTGCAAAGTTCGCGTTGGGCGATCGCATTTTGTTTAATTGCTGGTTTATTACTGACTGTTCCCCGTTTGGCTGGCGCGGCATTTACCCAAATTTTTGTAGATGAAATTCTCGTCGAAAACCGTCACGAGTGGCTGCGTCCTTTAATATTGGGAATGCTGTTTGCCGCCGCTATTCAAGGGCTGCTAGCGCGGATGCGGCTTTTCTATTTGCGGCGGCTGGCAAACAAGCTTTCGATTTCGATGTCGGGACAGTTTCTCTGGCATACTTTGCGCTTGCCTGTTGGATTTTACGCCCAGCGGTTTGCAGGTGAAATTAGCAGCCGCTGCCAAGTTAATGACAAGGTTGCTGAAATTTTATCGGGGAAACTTGCTGCAACTGCGATCGACGCGGTGATGATGGTTTTCTATGCGATAATTATGGTGATGTACGACTGGGTATTGACCAGTGTTGCGGCTGTTTTTGCAGCCTTAAACTTTTTGGCACTGCAATCTTTATCCCGCAGCCGCGTCGATGCTAACACCCGATTAGCTCAGGAAACAGGTAAGGTGGGCGGTGCTGCAATTGCAGGCATTCAATCTATTGAAACTGTCAAAGCTAGCGGTTTAGAATTCGATTTATTTTCTAAGTTTGCCGGCTACTATGCCAAAATGAGCAACGCCCAGCAAGAATTGGCTTTGCCCACTCAAGTATTGTCAATATTACCAGCATTTTTAACGGCATTAGCTGCAACTGCTATCTTAGTTGTCGGGGGCTTGCGGGTGATGAACGGCGGTTTGAGTATCGGAATGTTAATTGCCTATCAAAGTCTCACTCAACAATTCCTCCGACCTGTTAACAATCTAGTCAATTTTGGCAGCACTCTGCAAGAATTAGAAGCCGATTTAAACCGACTTGATGACGTTCTGCAAAACCCGATCGATCCAGAAGCAGACCGCGATTCTTTTAATAGTGGAAACGGCCGCGCCGCCCTTGCACCAGATTCTTTTCATTTGCAGGGCTGGATTGAATTGCGCGGTGTCAGTTTTGGCTACAGTCGCTTGGAAGCGCCGCTAATTGATAACTTGAACTTAACCGTAAAACCCGGTCAGCGGGTAGCGTTAGTGGGGGGCAGCGGTTCTGGGAAATCTACTATTGCCAAACTTGTTACCGGTCTTTACGAACCAATGAATGGTGCAATTTTATTTGACGGGGTTCCCCGCAATTTGATTCCCCGTTCTATCCTAGCAAATTCGCTGGCAATGGTCGAACAAGAGATATTTCTATTTGCCGGCACTGTTCGCGAAAATCTGACGCTTTGGGACCCGACAGTACCGGAAGCAGATTTAGTGCAAGCGTGCATTGATGCGGCAATTCACGAACTTATTTTGAATATGCCGGGAGGATACGATGCTCAACTCAATGAAGGGGGGACAAATATGAGCGGCGGACAGCGGCAGCGCTTGGAAATTGCCAGGGCATTAGTCAGGAATCCAGCGGTGTTGGTGCTGGATGAAGCAACGAGTGCTCTGGATGCTGAAACAGAGTTAATTATCGATCGCAATTTGAGGCGTCGCGGTACTTCTTGTATTGTGGTTGCTCACCGTTTGAGTACGATTCGAGATTGCGATGAAATTATTATGCTCGCAGGGGGGAAAGTAGTTGAAAGAGGGACTCATGAGGAGTTGCAAAAGCTGGGAGGTGCTTATGCTCGTTTGGTTGGGAACGAACAATAA
- a CDS encoding NHLP bacteriocin system secretion protein, with the protein MQVKQNKLFTTEAIDRLSSPERLDEMMQVVSPRSWLPLTAIGCLVAAAGVWSAIGRIPLTVSGQGVLLLPRRVVQFQAASSGQLVKLNIKPGDAVKRGQEIGRIDKLDLKQQLEQEKAKLAELQGQKQDTNKLQKQQIALELKTLEQQQKDLQESLNRESVAPILHQQSMAALEQKRQSLEESLRREQIAPVLRQQTLTALAEKRQSLEESLRREQVAPILRQQTLAAIAKKRDSLLQRKQHITSLVETLQQRFETRRVLYEQERAISEDVMLQARQEFADSQMQLADIETQLKELDVQKTNSDREFLQNLNKIDDLKNSKQQLKVEATNTEREYLQNLNRLNEIKNNLQELKVQKSNTEREYLQNLNKIDEIKTKIKDMETQAVKLAQQDLEKSIAQTNQIQEVKRKIAHLQNQLTADSKITSQYDGRVLEVSAVAGQMLNVGTRIGTVESENSREKMVSLVYFADRDGKQIKPGMTVQVTPSVVKRERYGGIVGKVTQVSPFPVTNQDMSAIIGNENLADSIAKNIAGGGAPVQVFVELQQDPNTISGYKWSSSNGPPLKISPGTTALVRVQIGQLAPISYVIPIFRSLTGVY; encoded by the coding sequence ATGCAGGTAAAACAAAACAAACTTTTCACTACTGAAGCGATCGATCGCTTATCTTCACCGGAACGCCTCGACGAAATGATGCAGGTGGTTAGTCCTCGATCGTGGCTGCCACTAACTGCAATTGGCTGTTTAGTTGCTGCTGCAGGGGTTTGGAGTGCGATCGGGCGAATTCCGCTGACTGTTTCCGGTCAAGGCGTATTGCTTCTGCCCCGCCGCGTCGTGCAATTTCAAGCTGCTAGTTCCGGTCAATTGGTAAAGCTGAATATCAAGCCGGGAGATGCTGTCAAACGGGGTCAGGAAATCGGTAGAATTGATAAACTAGACCTCAAGCAGCAGTTAGAGCAAGAAAAAGCAAAATTAGCTGAACTGCAAGGGCAAAAGCAAGATACTAATAAGCTGCAAAAACAGCAAATTGCCCTGGAATTAAAAACCCTAGAACAGCAGCAAAAAGACCTTCAAGAAAGCTTGAATAGGGAGTCAGTCGCACCGATATTGCACCAGCAAAGTATGGCCGCATTAGAGCAAAAACGGCAAAGTTTGGAAGAAAGTTTGCGCCGAGAACAAATTGCCCCGGTACTGCGGCAGCAAACTCTGACAGCATTAGCAGAAAAACGGCAAAGTTTGGAAGAAAGTTTGCGGCGGGAACAAGTTGCACCGATATTGCGGCAGCAAACTCTCGCGGCGATCGCCAAAAAACGCGACAGTCTTTTGCAGCGAAAACAGCACATCACTTCTTTGGTAGAAACTTTGCAGCAGCGGTTTGAAACTCGCCGCGTTCTTTACGAACAAGAGAGGGCGATCAGCGAGGATGTAATGCTGCAAGCGAGACAGGAATTCGCGGACTCTCAGATGCAATTGGCGGATATTGAAACGCAGTTAAAGGAACTCGACGTTCAGAAAACCAATAGCGATCGCGAATTCCTGCAAAATCTCAATAAAATTGACGACCTCAAAAACAGCAAGCAGCAACTCAAGGTTGAAGCTACGAATACCGAACGAGAGTACCTGCAAAATCTCAACCGCCTTAATGAAATTAAAAACAATCTCCAAGAACTTAAAGTTCAGAAAAGTAACACCGAACGGGAGTACCTGCAAAACCTGAACAAAATTGACGAAATCAAAACTAAAATTAAAGACATGGAAACCCAAGCGGTCAAACTCGCTCAACAAGATTTAGAAAAGTCGATCGCCCAAACAAATCAAATTCAGGAAGTTAAACGCAAGATTGCCCACTTGCAGAATCAGTTGACCGCCGACAGCAAAATTACCAGCCAATACGACGGTCGCGTTTTAGAAGTTAGCGCCGTTGCAGGTCAAATGCTGAACGTCGGTACAAGAATCGGGACAGTTGAATCTGAGAATTCTCGCGAAAAAATGGTCAGTCTTGTTTATTTTGCTGACAGAGACGGCAAGCAAATTAAACCTGGAATGACCGTACAAGTTACCCCTAGCGTCGTCAAGCGGGAACGCTACGGCGGCATTGTCGGCAAAGTAACCCAAGTTTCTCCTTTTCCGGTTACTAATCAAGATATGTCGGCAATTATCGGCAATGAAAATTTGGCTGACAGCATCGCAAAAAACATCGCTGGCGGCGGTGCTCCCGTGCAAGTTTTTGTGGAATTGCAACAAGATCCGAACACTATCAGCGGTTATAAATGGTCTTCCTCGAACGGGCCTCCTCTCAAGATTTCGCCCGGTACTACGGCGCTAGTTCGGGTTCAAATTGGGCAGTTAGCGCCGATTTCTTACGTGATTCCTATTTTTCGGTCTTTGACAGGAGTTTACTAA
- a CDS encoding glycosyltransferase gives MTHFGIICPAANGHLNPMTTLGSELLRRGHRVTVFNLLDAKTTTLASGLEFQALAENEFPAGSMAEGLAQLGKLSGLTAFRYTIKAFTEISAALLTEAPTAIQKAGVEALLVDQVSFEGGTIAEVLNLPFVTVCSALMVNRDHNIPPFCTPWQYNPTLANGLRNQVSYELLNLAVKPIRDVIAQYRKEWKLPLYSHPNDGYSKLAQISQQPAEFEFPRQNLPPHFHFTGPYHNPATRQPVPFPFEQLTGKPLIYASMGTIQNRLLDVFQTIASACEGLDAQLVISLGGGATPESLPPLPGNPIVVGYAPQLELLQKAALTITHAGMNTTLESLSNGVPMVAIPVANDQPGVAARIAWTGVGEVVPLKELSVSKVRSAIGKVLTQESYKQRAIEMQGAIGRSGGTKRAADIIEQAVLTGKPVLAGK, from the coding sequence ATGACCCACTTCGGCATTATCTGTCCCGCAGCCAACGGCCACCTCAACCCCATGACAACATTAGGCAGCGAACTGCTTCGCCGAGGTCATCGAGTCACCGTATTTAACCTTCTCGATGCTAAAACCACCACCTTAGCCAGCGGCTTAGAATTCCAGGCATTAGCTGAAAATGAATTTCCCGCAGGCTCAATGGCAGAAGGCTTGGCCCAACTGGGGAAACTCAGCGGACTCACAGCCTTTCGATATACTATCAAAGCATTCACAGAGATTTCGGCTGCTCTTCTGACAGAGGCTCCAACTGCCATTCAAAAAGCCGGTGTCGAAGCTTTGCTTGTAGACCAAGTTTCATTTGAAGGAGGAACAATTGCCGAAGTTCTCAACCTTCCTTTTGTCACTGTGTGCAGTGCCTTGATGGTAAATCGAGACCATAACATTCCTCCGTTTTGTACTCCTTGGCAATACAATCCAACTTTAGCAAACGGTCTCCGCAATCAAGTCAGCTATGAATTACTAAATCTGGCTGTCAAACCAATTCGAGATGTTATTGCCCAATATCGCAAAGAGTGGAAATTACCTCTGTACTCTCACCCGAATGATGGTTACTCTAAACTGGCTCAAATCAGCCAACAACCCGCTGAATTTGAGTTTCCCCGACAAAATTTACCCCCGCATTTCCATTTCACCGGCCCTTATCACAACCCAGCGACCCGCCAACCAGTGCCTTTTCCCTTTGAACAATTAACTGGCAAACCATTGATTTATGCTTCGATGGGAACTATTCAAAATCGCTTGCTAGATGTTTTTCAAACGATCGCCTCTGCGTGTGAAGGATTAGATGCCCAATTGGTAATATCTCTCGGAGGCGGTGCGACTCCCGAATCGCTGCCGCCCTTGCCGGGAAATCCGATCGTTGTTGGCTATGCACCGCAATTAGAATTGCTGCAAAAAGCTGCTCTGACGATTACTCACGCTGGGATGAATACGACTTTAGAATCGTTGAGCAATGGAGTCCCAATGGTAGCAATTCCTGTGGCGAATGACCAGCCGGGAGTGGCAGCGCGGATTGCTTGGACGGGTGTTGGTGAAGTGGTTCCTTTGAAGGAATTGAGCGTTTCTAAAGTCCGATCGGCAATTGGGAAAGTCCTAACCCAAGAGTCGTATAAACAAAGGGCGATCGAGATGCAAGGGGCGATCGGGCGATCGGGAGGAACTAAGCGCGCCGCGGATATTATCGAACAAGCTGTATTGACTGGGAAACCTGTCTTGGCTGGGAAATAA
- a CDS encoding nicotinate phosphoribosyltransferase — translation MKTTTESLQLTGFDEILEDRELTVSSADYSLLTDLYQLTMAACYVGEGLDGRAASFELFARRLPEGFGYAIAMGLAQVIDYLEKFRFSPAQIQALQSTGIFAGAGERFWTLLATASFTGDVWAVPEGTAVFANEPLLRIEAPLWQAQLVETYLLNAVNYQTSIATRAARLRDVAGPEAKLLEFGTRRAFGPQASVWAARAALAAGFDGTSNVLAALKLGRKPVGTMAHALVMAVAALEGSENQAFAAFHRYFPGAPLLIDTYDTVAAARMLADRVNSGEMQLEGVRLDSGDLAVLSREVRSLLPGVPIFASGDLDDREIAKLKSSGACIDGYGLGTKLVSGSPVNGVYKLVEIDGIPVMKEASGKVTYPGRKQIFRHIENGQILGDCLGLSGETLHNCDSYLPLMELVVKDGKRVQNPESLEEIAKRTAASVASLRAETRQLDNPISPPVEISTDLQSLTQKTKKSQSILDLRFEILD, via the coding sequence ATGAAAACTACCACAGAAAGCCTGCAGCTCACAGGTTTTGACGAAATCTTAGAAGACCGGGAACTGACGGTTTCTTCAGCAGATTACAGCCTGTTGACGGATCTCTACCAGCTAACGATGGCCGCTTGTTACGTCGGGGAAGGGCTCGACGGGCGGGCCGCGAGTTTTGAGTTGTTCGCGCGCAGGCTGCCAGAGGGTTTTGGCTACGCGATCGCGATGGGTTTGGCGCAAGTTATCGATTATTTGGAGAAATTTCGGTTTTCGCCGGCGCAAATTCAGGCTTTGCAGTCCACTGGGATTTTTGCCGGCGCAGGAGAGCGATTTTGGACTTTACTCGCCACAGCCAGTTTTACTGGCGATGTTTGGGCGGTGCCGGAGGGGACGGCGGTGTTTGCCAACGAGCCTCTGCTGCGAATTGAGGCTCCTCTGTGGCAGGCTCAGTTGGTGGAAACTTATTTGTTGAATGCCGTAAATTATCAAACTTCGATCGCGACGCGGGCAGCGCGGCTGCGCGATGTGGCGGGCCCGGAGGCTAAGTTGCTGGAATTCGGGACGCGCAGGGCTTTTGGGCCTCAAGCTTCTGTGTGGGCGGCTAGGGCTGCCCTGGCTGCGGGGTTCGACGGAACTTCTAATGTTTTGGCTGCTTTGAAGTTGGGCCGCAAGCCTGTCGGTACTATGGCTCATGCTTTGGTAATGGCTGTGGCGGCCCTCGAAGGCAGCGAGAATCAGGCGTTTGCAGCTTTTCACCGCTATTTTCCGGGGGCGCCGCTGCTGATCGATACTTATGATACTGTGGCGGCGGCGCGGATGTTGGCCGATCGAGTAAACAGCGGTGAAATGCAGTTGGAAGGCGTGCGCCTGGATTCGGGCGATTTGGCGGTGCTGTCTCGGGAAGTTCGATCGCTCCTTCCGGGCGTTCCAATTTTTGCTAGCGGCGATTTGGACGATCGAGAAATTGCTAAATTAAAAAGTAGCGGTGCTTGCATTGACGGTTACGGTTTGGGAACCAAGTTGGTCAGCGGTTCCCCTGTGAACGGTGTTTATAAGTTGGTGGAAATTGACGGAATTCCGGTAATGAAAGAGGCAAGCGGCAAGGTAACATATCCAGGAAGAAAGCAAATTTTTAGACATATTGAAAATGGGCAAATTCTCGGAGATTGTTTGGGATTGTCGGGAGAAACTCTTCACAATTGCGATTCTTACTTACCATTAATGGAGTTGGTTGTCAAGGACGGCAAACGAGTGCAGAACCCGGAAAGTTTGGAGGAGATCGCCAAACGCACTGCTGCTTCTGTCGCCAGTCTTCGAGCCGAAACTCGCCAACTTGACAACCCGATTTCGCCGCCAGTGGAAATTTCAACAGATTTGCAGAGTCTCACCCAAAAAACGAAAAAGAGTCAATCGATTTTAGATTTGAGATTTGAGATTTTAGATTGA
- a CDS encoding Nif11-like leader peptide family natural product precursor, which yields MSFEFESVNHFFQEVSQDPELQLQFRSIADWESLVNKTVELGKEKSYSFSPTEVSEWLDSIAAQHQSQSDTSGELSDSELEAVAGAGPLGGVLGVFSGFLSAIVTGKFDEIGEKMVEGGIAGLLAPGL from the coding sequence ATGTCTTTTGAATTTGAAAGCGTCAATCATTTTTTTCAAGAAGTCTCGCAAGATCCCGAACTCCAGCTACAGTTTCGATCGATCGCAGATTGGGAAAGCTTAGTGAATAAAACTGTGGAACTTGGCAAAGAAAAAAGCTACAGTTTCTCGCCAACAGAAGTTTCAGAGTGGCTGGATTCGATCGCAGCGCAGCATCAGAGTCAGTCAGATACTTCAGGTGAGTTGTCTGACAGTGAATTGGAAGCTGTTGCCGGCGCAGGACCATTGGGGGGTGTTCTAGGAGTATTTAGCGGATTTTTGAGCGCTATTGTCACAGGAAAATTCGATGAAATCGGCGAAAAAATGGTAGAAGGGGGTATCGCAGGTCTCCTTGCTCCAGGGCTGTAG
- a CDS encoding NHLP bacteriocin export ABC transporter permease/ATPase subunit — protein sequence MLDLNPVKKLHRIKGNEPLLLNDPHQVWIVRSSSRASLTGAIALFAAKIQSEKTATNRHYLFGVGAGEALFGTALGDGWGLLAIAIAETELEPIAIADCAALVAAGDSKMRSLVEGWIQHLGERAIPYGIDPLHAPEEIVAPETAVVAASQQISLLPGQILRSPPETVVWVRVQSGDASVGELKLNSASPAFPLAGNMLLAASGEVEVQIFSTAEVENADWLRASLALLHEYFCCCLNLLVSQQKAEEFRRFQEREQLNRQVTQTALGELTEVLHPRKTALSEEGTPLLIAAGAVGKAQGITVNPPAGSEDLGRVKDPMEAIARSSQFRTRRVLLAGDWWRQNCGPLLAYTKLENRPVALLPGKGSRYTLFDPIDRTRKRVTKAVAQDLSPETLMFYRPLPLLVRNAAELFRFGTKGYEKDIIIAFGLGILGTLLGMVTPQATSILVNDAIPDSDLLLLWQLGLVLLVAAIGRAVFSMAQTILTLRIENAASGTLQPAVWDRLLRLKPAFFRSYSSGDLLTRLLAVNQIRAQLSGATQRTLLSAIFSLLNLGLMFVYSLPLTLVGIGLTLIAVIVTVTSSLLLIPKERQMETGEGDINGLTVELINGVSKLRVAAAEGRAFAAWAKKYSQQIKLRTGIKRIDDSVSVFNEALPLVSSILMFWFAIVFMQTSQTGGGGLNMGTFLAFNSAFGTFLSGVTDLSNTLTDILGIVPLWERAKPIVQGIPESDPTKADPGRLKGQITIDRATFRYREDGPPILDDVSINIQPGEFIAIVGPSGSGKSTLFRLLLGFEIAQSGTVYYDNQDLAGLEVQAVRRQLGVVLQNGRINAGSMFDNITCGAVVTQEEAWEAAQMAGLAADIEQMPMGMHTVVSEGGTNLSGGQRQRLLIARAMVVKPKVILMDEATSALDNRTQAIVTESLDKLNVTRVVIAHRLSTIRNADRIYVIEAGRLVEFGSFEELVKQGGLFARLVARQLE from the coding sequence ATGCTCGATCTAAATCCTGTTAAGAAACTGCACCGAATTAAAGGCAATGAACCGCTGCTGCTGAATGACCCGCATCAGGTATGGATTGTTCGATCCTCTTCGAGGGCTTCGCTAACGGGCGCGATCGCACTTTTTGCAGCCAAGATACAAAGTGAGAAAACTGCCACCAACCGCCATTACCTGTTCGGCGTCGGTGCAGGGGAGGCTTTGTTCGGTACTGCCCTGGGGGATGGGTGGGGACTGCTGGCGATCGCGATCGCCGAAACGGAACTGGAACCGATCGCGATCGCAGATTGTGCCGCTTTAGTTGCTGCGGGTGACAGCAAAATGCGATCGCTTGTGGAAGGGTGGATACAGCATTTGGGAGAACGGGCGATTCCGTACGGGATAGACCCGCTTCACGCGCCAGAGGAAATAGTTGCCCCAGAAACTGCCGTTGTAGCAGCCTCGCAGCAGATATCGCTGCTTCCCGGTCAAATTCTGCGATCGCCCCCGGAAACTGTTGTCTGGGTGCGCGTCCAGTCGGGCGATGCGAGTGTCGGGGAATTGAAGTTAAATTCCGCTTCCCCAGCATTTCCTTTGGCTGGGAATATGCTGCTGGCGGCATCCGGGGAAGTTGAGGTGCAAATTTTCTCAACAGCAGAAGTGGAAAATGCCGACTGGCTGCGCGCGAGTTTAGCTTTGCTGCACGAGTATTTTTGCTGTTGCTTGAACTTGCTGGTTTCCCAGCAAAAAGCAGAGGAATTTCGCCGATTTCAGGAACGCGAACAGCTAAACCGCCAGGTAACTCAGACGGCTTTGGGAGAGTTAACCGAGGTGCTGCATCCCCGGAAAACTGCCTTGTCTGAGGAAGGAACGCCGCTGTTAATCGCTGCTGGGGCTGTAGGTAAGGCACAAGGGATAACAGTCAATCCCCCGGCGGGTTCCGAAGATTTGGGCCGGGTTAAAGATCCGATGGAGGCGATCGCGCGATCGTCCCAATTTCGCACTAGGCGAGTGCTGCTGGCTGGGGATTGGTGGCGGCAGAACTGCGGCCCGCTGCTTGCTTATACAAAGTTAGAAAACCGTCCGGTAGCATTGCTGCCCGGTAAGGGATCTCGCTATACATTGTTCGATCCGATCGATCGCACTCGCAAACGAGTAACTAAAGCAGTAGCGCAAGATTTGTCGCCAGAAACTCTCATGTTTTACCGGCCCCTGCCGCTATTAGTTCGCAACGCTGCGGAACTGTTTCGGTTCGGAACAAAGGGCTACGAAAAAGATATTATCATTGCTTTCGGGCTGGGGATATTGGGAACGCTGCTGGGGATGGTGACGCCGCAAGCTACCTCGATTTTGGTCAATGATGCTATTCCAGACAGCGATCTTTTGTTACTGTGGCAGTTAGGGCTGGTATTGTTAGTTGCGGCGATCGGACGGGCTGTATTTAGCATGGCCCAAACCATCCTGACGCTGCGGATCGAAAATGCTGCCAGCGGCACTCTCCAGCCGGCAGTTTGGGATCGATTGCTGAGATTAAAACCGGCATTTTTTCGCAGCTATTCTTCTGGCGACTTGCTGACTCGCTTATTAGCAGTTAATCAAATTCGCGCCCAACTCAGCGGCGCGACGCAGCGGACACTTTTGAGCGCCATATTTTCCCTGCTGAATTTGGGGCTGATGTTTGTTTACAGCCTGCCGCTGACTTTAGTCGGAATTGGTTTAACTCTTATTGCGGTTATAGTAACAGTCACATCCAGCTTGCTCTTAATCCCAAAAGAGCGGCAGATGGAAACAGGAGAAGGCGACATTAACGGGCTGACAGTAGAACTAATTAACGGAGTATCAAAGCTGCGGGTAGCGGCCGCAGAAGGGCGAGCCTTTGCAGCTTGGGCGAAAAAATACAGCCAGCAAATTAAACTAAGAACTGGAATTAAACGAATTGACGACAGCGTTTCTGTATTTAACGAAGCGCTACCGTTAGTAAGTTCTATTCTGATGTTTTGGTTTGCAATTGTGTTCATGCAAACCTCTCAAACAGGAGGAGGCGGACTGAATATGGGAACGTTTCTTGCTTTTAATTCCGCCTTCGGCACCTTTCTTTCTGGCGTCACAGATTTGAGCAATACCCTAACTGATATTTTAGGAATTGTACCGCTGTGGGAGCGAGCCAAACCGATCGTCCAGGGCATCCCGGAATCTGACCCGACAAAAGCCGATCCCGGCCGCTTGAAAGGTCAAATTACGATCGATAGGGCAACTTTCCGCTACCGGGAGGACGGGCCCCCAATTTTAGATGATGTCAGCATCAATATTCAACCGGGGGAATTTATCGCGATCGTCGGGCCGTCTGGTAGCGGCAAATCAACTTTATTTCGGCTGTTATTGGGATTTGAAATAGCACAAAGCGGCACTGTTTATTACGACAATCAAGATTTAGCAGGCCTCGAAGTTCAAGCTGTGCGGCGGCAGTTAGGAGTAGTGCTGCAAAACGGCAGAATTAATGCTGGTTCGATGTTTGACAATATTACCTGCGGGGCGGTGGTAACGCAGGAGGAAGCTTGGGAAGCAGCGCAAATGGCCGGTTTAGCGGCTGATATCGAACAAATGCCGATGGGAATGCACACGGTTGTCAGCGAGGGGGGCACGAATCTTTCGGGAGGACAGCGGCAGCGGTTATTAATTGCGCGCGCCATGGTGGTCAAACCAAAGGTTATCCTGATGGATGAAGCTACGAGTGCTTTGGACAACCGCACGCAGGCGATCGTTACTGAGAGTTTGGATAAGTTGAATGTGACGCGAGTTGTCATCGCCCACCGCCTGAGTACGATTCGCAATGCCGATCGCATTTATGTAATTGAAGCCGGCCGTTTGGTGGAATTTGGTTCGTTTGAGGAATTGGTAAAACAGGGAGGATTATTTGCTCGATTAGTGGCGCGGCAGTTAGAGTAA